Proteins encoded within one genomic window of Streptomyces profundus:
- a CDS encoding extracellular catalytic domain type 1 short-chain-length polyhydroxyalkanoate depolymerase, with protein MRRIRAALTALAGTLLLAVTTLGLPSTAHAAELVEITDFGPNPGGTRMHVYVPDNTQPNPPVVVAMHGCGGDGPGFAQSSGFNGLADQHGFIVIYPTATQQTAFGTCFDVWSPQSKTRDGGSDPVSIASMVSYTHQQYGGDPARTFATGSSSGGMETNALLALYPDVFAAGAAFMGVPFSCFLDEADFPPWNSQCVNGQKDETPQTWGDAVRQAHPGYNGPRPPIQLWHGTDDTLVPFQLLREATEQWTDVHGLSQTPSFTDQPQPGWERENFADAGGTVWVESITVRGAGHTLPMSGMAAEAISFFGIAD; from the coding sequence ATGAGGCGTATCAGAGCCGCGCTCACCGCACTCGCCGGCACCCTGCTGCTCGCCGTCACCACCCTCGGCCTGCCCTCGACGGCCCACGCCGCCGAACTGGTCGAGATCACCGACTTCGGCCCGAACCCGGGCGGCACCCGGATGCACGTGTACGTCCCCGACAACACCCAGCCGAACCCGCCCGTCGTGGTCGCCATGCACGGCTGCGGCGGCGACGGTCCCGGCTTCGCCCAGTCCAGTGGCTTCAACGGGCTGGCCGACCAGCACGGCTTCATCGTGATCTACCCGACCGCGACCCAACAGACCGCGTTCGGCACCTGCTTCGACGTCTGGTCGCCCCAGTCCAAGACCCGCGACGGAGGCAGCGATCCCGTCTCCATCGCCTCGATGGTCAGCTACACCCACCAGCAGTACGGCGGCGACCCCGCCCGCACCTTCGCCACCGGCAGCTCGTCCGGCGGCATGGAGACGAACGCCCTGCTCGCCCTCTACCCGGACGTCTTCGCCGCCGGCGCGGCGTTCATGGGGGTGCCCTTCTCCTGCTTCCTCGACGAGGCGGACTTCCCGCCCTGGAACAGCCAGTGCGTCAACGGCCAGAAGGACGAGACCCCGCAGACGTGGGGCGACGCCGTGCGCCAGGCCCATCCCGGCTACAACGGCCCTCGCCCGCCGATCCAGCTGTGGCACGGCACGGACGACACCCTGGTCCCGTTCCAGCTGCTCCGAGAGGCGACCGAACAGTGGACGGACGTCCACGGCCTGAGCCAGACCCCGAGCTTCACTGACCAGCCCCAACCGGGCTGGGAACGGGAGAACTTCGCCGACGCGGGTGGCACCGTGTGGGTCGAGTCCATCACGGTCCGGGGCGCGGGCCACACCCTCCCCATGAGCGGCATGGCGGCCGAGGCCATCTCCTTCTTCGGCATCGCCGACTGA
- a CDS encoding endo-1,4-beta-xylanase, whose amino-acid sequence MTRAAEQGHPRRRIRTAVAALTSAALAATGMLAFAGSAHAADTLRGAAEQSGRYYGAAIGPQLLGEADYTSTLNAEFNSVVAENAMKWDATEPNRGQFTFGGGDQIVAHAQSQGMEVRGHTLVWHAQQPGWVQGLGGDDLRRAMLDHIDGVAGHYAGQISSWDVVNEAFEWDGSRRQSNLQQQLGDGWIEEAFRAADAADPAAKLCYNDFSTDGINAKSDGIYRMVEDFLARGVPIDCVGFQSHLGQDSDLSTYQQNLQRFADLGVDVEITELDVGGSGAAQANVYRGVTEACLAVSRCTGITVWGITDKYSWRGDESPLLFDANYQKKEAYYAVLEALNGAAAEGPGQDGDLSATSYHPASWRESGQAVS is encoded by the coding sequence ATGACCAGAGCAGCCGAGCAGGGACACCCACGCCGACGGATCCGAACAGCGGTCGCCGCGTTGACGTCAGCCGCACTGGCGGCGACGGGGATGCTCGCCTTCGCCGGCAGCGCCCACGCCGCAGACACCCTGCGCGGGGCGGCCGAGCAGAGCGGCCGGTACTACGGCGCCGCCATCGGCCCACAGCTCCTGGGCGAGGCGGACTACACGTCCACGTTGAACGCCGAGTTCAACAGTGTGGTGGCCGAGAACGCCATGAAGTGGGACGCCACCGAGCCCAACCGGGGCCAGTTCACCTTCGGTGGCGGTGACCAGATCGTCGCCCACGCGCAGAGCCAGGGCATGGAGGTGCGCGGCCACACCCTGGTCTGGCACGCCCAACAGCCGGGCTGGGTCCAGGGGTTGGGCGGGGACGACCTCCGCCGGGCGATGCTCGACCACATCGACGGGGTCGCCGGCCACTACGCGGGCCAGATCTCGTCCTGGGACGTGGTCAACGAGGCGTTCGAGTGGGACGGCAGCCGCCGCCAGTCCAACCTCCAGCAGCAGTTGGGCGACGGCTGGATCGAGGAGGCGTTCCGCGCCGCCGACGCCGCCGACCCCGCCGCCAAGCTCTGCTACAACGACTTCAGCACCGACGGCATCAACGCCAAGAGCGACGGCATCTACCGGATGGTCGAGGACTTCCTGGCCCGCGGTGTACCGATCGACTGCGTGGGCTTCCAGTCCCACCTCGGCCAGGACTCCGACCTCAGCACCTACCAGCAGAACCTCCAGCGCTTCGCCGACCTCGGCGTGGACGTCGAGATCACCGAGCTGGACGTCGGCGGCTCCGGCGCAGCCCAGGCCAACGTCTACCGAGGCGTCACCGAGGCGTGCCTGGCCGTCTCCCGCTGCACCGGCATCACCGTCTGGGGCATCACCGACAAGTACTCCTGGCGCGGCGACGAGTCCCCACTCCTGTTCGACGCCAACTACCAGAAGAAGGAGGCGTACTACGCCGTCCTGGAGGCGCTGAACGGCGCCGCGGCCGAGGGGCCCGGGCAGGACGGGGACTTGTCGGCCACCTCCTACCACCCCGCCAGCTGGCGCGAAAGCGGCCAGGCCGTCTCCTGA
- a CDS encoding glycoside hydrolase family 43 protein, producing MSPTPHPGRRGLIAGAAGLGLAAALPTLPPLNSPASAAAPPTGAPATGVRPLADFTNPVLWQDFADIDVIRVGDTFYYSASTMHYSPGAPVLRSWNLVDWEFAGHSVPRLDFGAKYDLDGDRAYVDGIWASTLNHRASEGRFYWLGQTDFSQTHVYTATDVEATWQRIATIPRSYFDAGLLFDGDTPYVAHGNTQIFVAQLTDDLTSEVRNEQVFTTPTSIGTLEGARFYKINGSYYIFLTRPANGQYILKSASPFGPYEIRELLLDLPGPIPGGGVPHQGGLVDTPGGDWYYLAFIDAYPGGRVPALAPITWTSDGWPQLHLVNGAWGTTYPEPALPPPPRETRPMTGLDTFAGTALDPRWEWNHNPDTGRFSVDNGLTLTTATVTDDLYAARNTLTHRVQGPTSTATIEIDHSQMTDGDRAGLALLRDSSAYLGLLREDGTTRLAMVDDITMDSGWNTVSTGTERATAPVPHTRMWLRARVDISPGAGRQAHFSYSTDGSAFTDLGPGLTLKHEWQFFLGYRFAIFHHATRTLGGSVLVASFDLTTP from the coding sequence ATGTCACCCACCCCCCACCCCGGTCGTCGCGGCCTGATCGCCGGGGCGGCCGGCCTCGGGCTCGCCGCCGCCCTCCCCACCCTGCCACCGCTCAACTCCCCGGCATCGGCGGCAGCGCCCCCCACCGGCGCCCCGGCCACCGGCGTCCGCCCCCTGGCCGACTTCACCAACCCCGTGCTCTGGCAGGACTTCGCCGACATCGACGTCATCCGCGTCGGCGACACCTTCTACTACTCCGCCTCCACCATGCACTACTCCCCCGGCGCGCCCGTCCTGCGCTCCTGGAACCTGGTGGACTGGGAGTTCGCCGGACACTCCGTGCCCCGCCTGGACTTCGGCGCCAAGTACGACCTGGACGGCGACCGGGCCTATGTGGACGGAATCTGGGCCTCCACCCTCAACCACCGGGCGAGCGAGGGCCGTTTCTACTGGCTGGGCCAGACCGACTTCTCCCAGACCCACGTCTACACCGCTACCGACGTCGAGGCCACCTGGCAGCGGATCGCCACCATTCCCCGCTCCTACTTCGACGCCGGCCTGCTCTTCGACGGCGACACCCCCTACGTCGCCCACGGCAACACCCAGATCTTCGTCGCCCAACTCACCGACGACCTGACGAGCGAGGTCCGCAACGAGCAGGTCTTCACCACCCCGACCAGCATCGGCACACTGGAGGGCGCCAGGTTCTACAAGATCAACGGCAGCTACTACATCTTCCTCACCCGCCCGGCCAACGGCCAGTACATCCTCAAGTCCGCCTCCCCCTTCGGCCCCTACGAGATCAGGGAGCTGCTGCTCGACCTGCCGGGCCCGATCCCGGGCGGCGGCGTGCCCCACCAGGGCGGCCTGGTCGACACCCCCGGCGGCGACTGGTACTACCTCGCCTTCATCGACGCCTACCCCGGCGGCCGGGTCCCCGCGCTGGCCCCGATCACCTGGACCAGCGACGGATGGCCCCAACTCCACCTGGTGAACGGCGCCTGGGGCACCACCTACCCCGAGCCCGCCCTGCCCCCACCGCCGCGCGAGACCAGGCCCATGACCGGCCTCGACACCTTCGCCGGCACGGCGCTCGACCCACGGTGGGAGTGGAACCACAACCCCGACACCGGCCGGTTCTCCGTCGACAACGGGCTGACGCTCACCACAGCGACCGTCACGGACGACCTCTACGCCGCGCGCAACACCCTCACCCACCGCGTCCAGGGGCCCACCTCCACCGCCACCATCGAGATCGACCACAGCCAGATGACCGACGGAGACCGCGCCGGCCTCGCCCTGCTGCGCGACTCCTCCGCCTACCTCGGCCTGCTCAGGGAGGACGGCACCACCCGCCTGGCGATGGTCGACGACATCACCATGGACAGCGGCTGGAACACCGTCTCCACCGGCACCGAGCGGGCCACGGCCCCCGTCCCCCACACCCGGATGTGGCTGCGCGCCCGAGTCGACATCAGCCCGGGCGCCGGACGCCAGGCCCACTTCTCCTACAGCACCGACGGCTCCGCCTTCACCGACCTCGGCCCCGGCCTCACCCTCAAACACGAGTGGCAGTTCTTCCTGGGCTACCGCTTCGCGATCTTCCACCACGCCACCCGGACCCTCGGCGGCAGCGTCCTGGTCGCCAGCTTCGACCTCACCACCCCCTGA
- a CDS encoding alpha/beta hydrolase: MPPTRRTLLTLGAGSALALGISATTGNALATRPTRPLPTADAPTEPFAVGLREFHFSRGDRALVTRVWYPAQGSPGGDPVRDAPVADGSFPVVEWSHGLYGTPEVYLAEILPLAEAGFVVPAPVFPTTSEGTEGNIQDVYNGNQSMDVSEVITRTLALNDTSGDPFAGRLAVAAGVGVAGHSLGGMTTHGLLTAWPDSRIRAAAPFACVDMGDPTGEVAANTLFVHGDQDPVCQYSLARQAYSELAAPKAFLTHVGQGHDEYVWGNGVTYPQTRATFVDWMRWSLYADTAARDRLADDAASDGTTWEADLG, translated from the coding sequence ATGCCCCCCACCAGGCGCACCCTTCTCACCCTCGGCGCCGGCTCCGCGCTCGCCCTCGGCATATCGGCCACGACGGGCAACGCTCTCGCCACCCGCCCCACCCGCCCGCTCCCCACAGCGGACGCCCCGACCGAGCCGTTCGCGGTCGGACTACGCGAGTTCCACTTCAGTCGCGGCGACCGCGCGCTGGTCACCCGCGTCTGGTACCCGGCGCAGGGCTCGCCGGGCGGCGACCCGGTCCGCGACGCCCCCGTCGCCGACGGATCGTTCCCCGTCGTGGAGTGGAGCCACGGCCTGTACGGCACCCCCGAGGTCTACCTCGCGGAGATCCTGCCGCTGGCCGAGGCCGGCTTCGTCGTGCCGGCGCCGGTCTTCCCCACCACCTCGGAGGGCACCGAAGGCAACATCCAGGACGTCTACAACGGCAACCAGTCCATGGATGTCTCCGAGGTCATCACCCGCACCCTCGCGCTCAACGACACCTCGGGCGACCCCTTCGCCGGGCGCCTGGCCGTCGCGGCCGGCGTCGGCGTCGCGGGCCACTCGCTGGGCGGAATGACCACCCACGGTCTGCTCACCGCCTGGCCGGACAGCAGGATCAGGGCCGCCGCCCCCTTCGCCTGCGTGGACATGGGCGACCCGACCGGCGAGGTCGCCGCCAACACCCTGTTCGTCCACGGGGATCAGGACCCCGTCTGCCAGTACTCCCTGGCCCGCCAGGCGTACTCCGAACTGGCGGCGCCGAAAGCCTTCCTCACCCATGTCGGCCAGGGCCACGACGAGTACGTCTGGGGCAACGGCGTCACCTACCCGCAGACCCGCGCCACCTTCGTGGACTGGATGCGCTGGAGCCTCTACGCCGACACCGCCGCCCGCGACCGCCTCGCCGACGACGCCGCCTCCGACGGCACCACCTGGGAAGCCGACCTCGGCTGA